One part of the Corallococcus caeni genome encodes these proteins:
- a CDS encoding FAD-binding oxidoreductase, whose translation MSTSDSWGRFPRVEQQARALVWRSDALPRVDGPVLPHGLGRSYGDSCLNGGGTVLLTAGLDRLIDFDPATGVVRCESGVSLDTLLRLAVPRGWFLPVTPGTKFVTVGGAIANDVHGKNHHRAGTFGRHVRRFELVRSDGSRRMCSPEENADWFGATIGGLGLTGLVTWAEVQLTPIRNPFVVQETVPFENLDGFMRVSAESEADHDFTMSWVDCLARGRKLGRGLFYRGNFAPTQFDRLPLARSHLSHGSGLAVPVDLPGFCLNRLSVSAFNFLYYHRERTKPSPRLVHYDPFFYPLDSVYGWNRIYGRRGFLQFQCVVPHATARDALKELLERSARGGLPSFLSVLKTFGDLPSPGWMSFPRPGYTLALDFANRGEKTWRLVEELDRVTREAGGAVYPAKDARMSPESFAAYFPQRERFSAYIDPAFSSSFWRRVNPASLPLPSLEGRQVSIP comes from the coding sequence GTGGCGCTCGGACGCGCTGCCCCGGGTGGACGGGCCGGTGCTGCCGCATGGCCTGGGCCGCAGCTACGGCGACTCCTGCCTCAACGGCGGGGGCACGGTGCTGCTCACGGCGGGCCTGGACCGGCTCATCGACTTCGACCCGGCGACGGGCGTGGTGCGCTGCGAGTCGGGCGTGTCGCTGGACACGCTGCTGCGGCTGGCCGTGCCGCGCGGCTGGTTCCTGCCGGTGACGCCGGGCACGAAGTTCGTCACGGTGGGCGGCGCCATCGCCAACGACGTGCACGGCAAGAACCACCACCGGGCCGGGACGTTCGGCCGGCACGTGCGCCGGTTTGAACTGGTGCGCTCGGACGGCAGCCGCCGGATGTGCTCGCCCGAGGAGAACGCGGACTGGTTCGGCGCGACGATTGGCGGCCTGGGGCTCACGGGGCTCGTCACCTGGGCGGAGGTGCAGCTGACGCCCATCCGCAACCCCTTCGTGGTGCAGGAGACCGTCCCGTTCGAGAACCTGGACGGCTTCATGCGCGTGTCCGCGGAGTCCGAGGCGGACCACGACTTCACCATGTCCTGGGTGGACTGCCTGGCGCGCGGCCGCAAGCTGGGGCGCGGCCTGTTCTACCGGGGCAACTTCGCGCCCACGCAGTTCGACCGGCTGCCCCTGGCCAGGAGCCACCTGTCGCATGGCAGCGGGCTCGCGGTGCCCGTGGACCTGCCGGGCTTCTGCCTCAACCGGCTGTCGGTGTCCGCCTTCAACTTCCTGTACTACCACCGGGAACGGACCAAGCCGTCCCCGCGGCTCGTGCACTACGATCCGTTCTTCTACCCGCTCGACAGCGTGTACGGCTGGAACCGCATCTACGGCCGCCGGGGCTTCCTCCAGTTCCAGTGCGTGGTGCCCCACGCCACCGCGCGCGACGCGCTGAAGGAGCTGCTGGAGCGCAGCGCCCGGGGCGGGCTGCCCAGCTTCCTGTCCGTGCTCAAGACGTTCGGCGACCTGCCGTCGCCCGGGTGGATGTCCTTCCCTCGCCCGGGCTACACGCTGGCCCTGGACTTCGCCAACCGGGGTGAGAAGACGTGGCGGCTGGTGGAGGAACTGGACCGCGTGACGCGTGAAGCGGGCGGCGCGGTGTACCCCGCCAAGGACGCGCGCATGAGCCCGGAGAGCTTCGCGGCGTACTTCCCCCAGCGCGAGCGGTTCTCCGCGTACATCGATCCCGCGTTCTCTTCCTCCTTCTGGCGCCGGGTGAACCCGGCGTCGCTGCCCCTGCCTTCGCTGGAGGGACGCCAGGTCTCCATCCCATGA